One Branchiostoma floridae strain S238N-H82 chromosome 1, Bfl_VNyyK, whole genome shotgun sequence genomic region harbors:
- the LOC118428884 gene encoding uncharacterized protein LOC118428884 has product MMPFFAILLAVLCSQCWAAPSPDPPPEENSLSFTFPPDWVDELFGLEVFGTEPSAPEVTTPDPQIFVEYEGSAELEGSADFEGSGSGFQPIPRVPCPEWRNKEGDTWVEFEKCRMCTCSYGEAVCTRCIPAAEDRDVFFYKELVSRHCYLETVPEVVDHAPDACCAERQVCQYISPEYLDYSYHEYGRRVNYMLIYYHGDYDLADLFY; this is encoded by the exons ATGATGCCGTTCTTCGCCATCCTTCTGGCCGTCCTGTGCAGCCAGTGCTGGGCCGCACCTTCTCCTGACCCGCCGCCAGAGGAAAACTCCCTATCTTTCACATTCCCGCCGGACTGGGTCGACGAACTGTTCGGCTTGGAAGTGTTCGGGACCGAACCGAGCGCGCCCGAAGTCACGACGCCGGACCCGCAGATTTTCGTCGAGTACGAAGGGTCGGCAGAACTGGAAGGGTCGGCAGATTTCGAGGGGTCAGGTTCGGGGTTTCAGCCGATCCCACGAGTTC CCTGTCCGGAATGGAGGAATAAGGAGGGTGACACGTGGGTCGAGTTCGAGAAGTGCCGAATGTGCACCTGTAGCTATGGAGAGGCCGTATGTACAAG GTGTATTCCGGCGGCAGAAGACCGAGATGTATTCTTCTACAAGGAGTTAGTATCCCGGCACTGTTACCTGGAGACGGTACCTGAGGTGGTGGATCACGCACCTGATGCCTGCTGTGCTGAGAGACAG GTCTGTCAGTACATCAGCCCAGAATACCTGGACTACAGTTACCACGAGTACGGGCGGCGGGTCAACTACATGCTCATCTACTACCATGGGGACTACGACCTCGCTGACCTCTTCTACTAA
- the LOC118419295 gene encoding dimethyladenosine transferase 2, mitochondrial-like, which yields MWLFISKSPVMMLPLHLSRQTVCSRLLGASKLLQETQPHSHSLSCHRNSGVRWVYSAAYAVTPKNVLLCTVGQYRLGVLLLPARTSASGPQLPPLPSTEELVRKHGCLRRAFKSRIKNKYILDPALAAVVVDHLGDLSENKQWIFELNPGPGVVTRELLAAGASRILILENDKLFLPYSMALAKHVRDRVHVKYADFFRIDPMGDGVIKQPAISSVELFNKIQPAHWKEEVVVRVVGMLSQEKEKTHLRHLCYRILERSSLFEYGRMELNLFITEKVYNMITAPPGVDLVIYESTSILCQACFDIQLLLKEPNSRFLPVQVKGQTTYKHKANADRFVNDHMCLVRLTPKAALFDQGLTPQNGSQFIFLVRQLMAKPRAKLTDRMEIWVPGSLNILSDLGLRPDMRAGDLSPAQFMKLFLLLLKNGSFHNTWWEDEAYEQIHSINNRAA from the exons ATGTGGCTGTTTATCAGCAAGTCTCCAGTCATGATGCTGCCGCTCCACCTCAGCAGGCAGACGGTGTGCAGCAGGTTACTGGGGGCATCCAAACTTCTCCAGGAGACCCAGCCTCACAGTCACAGCCTGAGCTGCCACAGAAACTCTGGTGTGAGATGGGTGTATTCTGCAGCCTATGCTGTCACACCAAAAAATGTGTTACTGTGTACGGTTGGACAGTATAGACTTGGGGTTCTCCTACTCCCAGCAAGGACGTCGGCATCAGGACCACAACTGCCTCCACTGCCATCCACGGAGGAACTAGTGAGGAAACATGGGTGCCTCAGGAGGGCTTTCAAGTCCAGGATCAAGAACAAGTACATCCTAGACCCAGCACTGGCAG CTGTTGTAGTCGATCACCTGGGAGATCTTTCAGAGAACAAGCAGTGGATATTTGAGCTCAATCCAG GCCCAGGTGTTGTGACAAGAGAGTTGCTGGCAGCTGGAGCCAGCAGGATTCTCATACTGGAGAATGACAAACTGTTTCTGCCATACAGCATG GCTCTAGCTAAGCATGTCAGGGACAGAGTACATGTAAAGTATGCAGACTTCTTCAGGATAGATCCCATGGGAGATGGGGTCATCAAACAGCCAGCTATCTCATCTGTAGAACTGTTCAACAAAATCCAACCTGCTCACTGGAAAGAAG AAGTGGTTGTGCGAGTCGTTGGGATGTTGTCCCAGGAGAAAGAGAAGACACACCTAAGACACTTGTGCTACAGGATCCTGGAGAGATCATCACTGTTTGAGTATGGGCGTATGGAGCTCAATCTctttataacagaaaaagtgtATAAT ATGATTACAGCTCCACCAGGCGTGGACCTTGTTATTTATGAGAGCACCTCCATCCTGTGTCAAGCCTGCTTTGACATCCAACTTCTTCTAAAG GAACCCAATTCTAGATTTTTGCCTGTACAAGTCAAGGGTCAAACAACTTATAAGCACAAGGCTAATGCAGACAGG TTTGTAAATGACCACATGTGTCTGGTGAGGCTGACCCCTAAAGCGGCCCTGTTTGACCAGGGACTGACCCCACAGAATGGCAGCCAGTTCATCTTCCTCGTTAGACAGCTCATGGCCAAGCCTAGAGCCAAACTTACAGACAGGATGGA AATCTGGGTGCCCGGCAGCTTGAACATTCTGTCAGACCTGGGGCTGAGGCCGGACATGCGGGCGGGCGACCTCTCCCCAGCACAGTTCATGAAGCTGTTCCTCCTGCTGCTGAAGAATGGCAGCTTCCACAACACCTGGTGGGAGGACGAGGCTTACGAACAGATCCACTCCATCAACAACAGAGCAGCCTGA
- the LOC118428878 gene encoding uncharacterized protein LOC118428878 isoform X1 — protein sequence MPNAKGSVVHRMKRKHMLGPCGICAGELCDNVGKVRPTNARVTRQAAREKELSACVCLGMLGEDNLLHIFNCLCLRDLMNVSRTCKKFKKLAHTKHLWTDVSLRDTSIHDWPGAVKMFIKFSTIRLDLIWIWPVNIHVTIFPYPPIILALSHIDSLRQLHFVDQPLPVCILEEVPRFLPHLETLVAKRIVCSEYASRTSPTPLDFGKFCSMRNLRQLQLKGVCGIRLPAFSFSRRLNELSKLTNLRVLSLTTLQDVPANMFDFLSSLVHLHTLRLGNCTHWDLEVYQNLGQLTGLEYLYLENSGASPDICVALRNLTQLKVLELVIFMLPADLSIILPSLPLLHTVVLVPHMEDEMGEVNCNCLSIIQSLRSCSQLKKLRWGIITHHDHLSNTDDNTESIPVPRDCVPWNTTHEQLWQTGLGGGKDADSSGNEGNASKLTDQQIGYRSSTHMMKLRSSATKDTGSAFAGKKVEHTDEDKPKHVAPVNRPSHRGSDDDVSCSTSSDSGEGTLLVSVNQLNRALKPLFPTTDVSVSRLYVAELPLCC from the exons ATGCCCAACGCAAAGGGCAGtgttgttcacagaatgaaaaGGAAGCATATGCTGGGTCCGTGCGGTATTTGTGCCGGGGAATTATGTGATAATGTTGGCAAAGTTCGTCCTACCAACGCACGTGTGACAAGACAGGCCGCCAGAGAG AAAGAGCTGTCTGCCTGTGTTTGTCTTGGAATGCTGGGAGAAGACAACCTTCTGCACATCTTCAACTGCCTGTGTCTGAGGGACCTCATGAA TGTTAGCAGGACATGCAAGAAGTTTAAAAAGTTAGCACATACAAAACATCTG TGGACGGATGTTTCTCTGAGGGATACAAGTATCCATGACTGGCCAGGAGCTGTTAAAATGTTCATCAAGTTCAGCACCATAAGACTG GATCTTATCTGGATCTGGCCTGTAAACATACATGTTACCATTTTCCCTTATCCTCCGATCATACTGGCCCTGTCACACATCGACTCCCTCAGGCAGCTGCACTTTGTGGACCAACCCTTGCCTGTATGTATACTGGAGGAAGTGCCACGATTTCTACCACACCTGGAGACACTGGTTGCCAAGAGGATTGTCTGTTCTGAATATGCATCCAG AACTAGCCCCACCCCGCTGGACTTTGGGAAGTTCTGCAGCATGAGGAATCTGCGGCAGCTGCAGTTGAAGGGAGTCTGTGGGATCAGGTTACCAGCGTTCTCCTTCAGTAGACGTCTGAATGAACTGTCCAAACTCACCAACCTGCGTGTCCTG TCCCTAACCACACTGCAAGATGTTCCCGCCAACATGTTTGACTTCCTGTCATCCTTGGTTCATCTCCACACGTTAAGGCTGGGGAACTGCACACACTGGGACCTGGAG GTGTACCAGAACTTAGGTCAGCTGACAGGTCTGGAGTATCTGTACCTGGAGAACAGTGGTGCCAGTCCCGACATCTGCGTGGCACTCAGGAACCTCACACA GCTGAAGGTCCTGGAACTGGTCATCTTCATGTTGCCTGCAGACCTGTCAATCATCCTTCCCAGCCTGCCTCTCCTACACACTGTGGTTCTTGTTCCTCACATGGAGGATGAA ATGGGTGAGGTGAACTGTAACTGCCTGAGTATCATCCAGTCTCTCCGGTCTTGTAGTCAGTTAAAGAAGCTGAGGTGGGGCATCATAACGCACCATGATCATCTCTCTAACACTGATGACAACACAGAGTCCATTCCTGTCCCACGTGACTGTGTGCCATGGAATACAACCCATGAGCAGTTGTGGCAAACAGGATTGGGTGGAGGTAAAGACGCAGATTCCTCAGGTAATGAAGGCAATGCCAGTAAACTTACAGATCAACAGATTGGGTACAGATCATCCACTCATATGATGAAACTTAGGAGTTCTGCTACTAAGGACACTGGCAGTGCATTTGCAGGCAAGAAGGTAGAACATACAGATGAGGACAAACCTAAGCATGTTGCCCCTGTGAACAGACCCTCCCACAGAGGaagtgatgatgatgtgtcATGTTCCACCTCTTCTGATTCAGGAGAAGGAACGTTACTTGTAAGTGTGAACCAGCTGAACAGGGCACTGAAGCCCCTGTTCCCCACAACTGACGTCTCAGTGTCTAGGTTATATGTAGCTGAACTACCTCTATGTTGCTGA
- the LOC118428878 gene encoding uncharacterized protein LOC118428878 isoform X2 translates to MLGEDNLLHIFNCLCLRDLMNVSRTCKKFKKLAHTKHLWTDVSLRDTSIHDWPGAVKMFIKFSTIRLDLIWIWPVNIHVTIFPYPPIILALSHIDSLRQLHFVDQPLPVCILEEVPRFLPHLETLVAKRIVCSEYASRTSPTPLDFGKFCSMRNLRQLQLKGVCGIRLPAFSFSRRLNELSKLTNLRVLSLTTLQDVPANMFDFLSSLVHLHTLRLGNCTHWDLEVYQNLGQLTGLEYLYLENSGASPDICVALRNLTQLKVLELVIFMLPADLSIILPSLPLLHTVVLVPHMEDEMGEVNCNCLSIIQSLRSCSQLKKLRWGIITHHDHLSNTDDNTESIPVPRDCVPWNTTHEQLWQTGLGGGKDADSSGNEGNASKLTDQQIGYRSSTHMMKLRSSATKDTGSAFAGKKVEHTDEDKPKHVAPVNRPSHRGSDDDVSCSTSSDSGEGTLLVSVNQLNRALKPLFPTTDVSVSRLYVAELPLCC, encoded by the exons ATGCTGGGAGAAGACAACCTTCTGCACATCTTCAACTGCCTGTGTCTGAGGGACCTCATGAA TGTTAGCAGGACATGCAAGAAGTTTAAAAAGTTAGCACATACAAAACATCTG TGGACGGATGTTTCTCTGAGGGATACAAGTATCCATGACTGGCCAGGAGCTGTTAAAATGTTCATCAAGTTCAGCACCATAAGACTG GATCTTATCTGGATCTGGCCTGTAAACATACATGTTACCATTTTCCCTTATCCTCCGATCATACTGGCCCTGTCACACATCGACTCCCTCAGGCAGCTGCACTTTGTGGACCAACCCTTGCCTGTATGTATACTGGAGGAAGTGCCACGATTTCTACCACACCTGGAGACACTGGTTGCCAAGAGGATTGTCTGTTCTGAATATGCATCCAG AACTAGCCCCACCCCGCTGGACTTTGGGAAGTTCTGCAGCATGAGGAATCTGCGGCAGCTGCAGTTGAAGGGAGTCTGTGGGATCAGGTTACCAGCGTTCTCCTTCAGTAGACGTCTGAATGAACTGTCCAAACTCACCAACCTGCGTGTCCTG TCCCTAACCACACTGCAAGATGTTCCCGCCAACATGTTTGACTTCCTGTCATCCTTGGTTCATCTCCACACGTTAAGGCTGGGGAACTGCACACACTGGGACCTGGAG GTGTACCAGAACTTAGGTCAGCTGACAGGTCTGGAGTATCTGTACCTGGAGAACAGTGGTGCCAGTCCCGACATCTGCGTGGCACTCAGGAACCTCACACA GCTGAAGGTCCTGGAACTGGTCATCTTCATGTTGCCTGCAGACCTGTCAATCATCCTTCCCAGCCTGCCTCTCCTACACACTGTGGTTCTTGTTCCTCACATGGAGGATGAA ATGGGTGAGGTGAACTGTAACTGCCTGAGTATCATCCAGTCTCTCCGGTCTTGTAGTCAGTTAAAGAAGCTGAGGTGGGGCATCATAACGCACCATGATCATCTCTCTAACACTGATGACAACACAGAGTCCATTCCTGTCCCACGTGACTGTGTGCCATGGAATACAACCCATGAGCAGTTGTGGCAAACAGGATTGGGTGGAGGTAAAGACGCAGATTCCTCAGGTAATGAAGGCAATGCCAGTAAACTTACAGATCAACAGATTGGGTACAGATCATCCACTCATATGATGAAACTTAGGAGTTCTGCTACTAAGGACACTGGCAGTGCATTTGCAGGCAAGAAGGTAGAACATACAGATGAGGACAAACCTAAGCATGTTGCCCCTGTGAACAGACCCTCCCACAGAGGaagtgatgatgatgtgtcATGTTCCACCTCTTCTGATTCAGGAGAAGGAACGTTACTTGTAAGTGTGAACCAGCTGAACAGGGCACTGAAGCCCCTGTTCCCCACAACTGACGTCTCAGTGTCTAGGTTATATGTAGCTGAACTACCTCTATGTTGCTGA